A genomic window from Gossypium hirsutum isolate 1008001.06 chromosome D12, Gossypium_hirsutum_v2.1, whole genome shotgun sequence includes:
- the LOC107946842 gene encoding alkylated DNA repair protein ALKBH8 homolog isoform X3, with translation MVMPRFVRPKEGDSESSPNLYVANCGPAVGLQFDTIVSAFSSFGEVKGVYAADESGARVIVSFLEPASAHSAFIALNGRPCPHLGGRSLHIRHSILQPPSSRGMASVPVSLNASDLNIPGLYLFHDFISAVEEEQLLQAVDTGSWISLSKRRVQHYGYKFCYDTRNVDTKQHLGALPSFVSFILERISLSPDIPEKLDLDQLTVNEYPPGVGLSPHIDTHSAFEGLIFSLSLAGPCIMEFRRYTAGSWAPKTASISDTEVENPNSCSEVSRKAVYLPPRSMLLLSGEARCAWHHYIPHHKTYRQNFERLVV, from the exons ATGGTCATGCCCAGATTTGTTCGTCCCAAAGAAGGAGATAGCGAGTCAAGCCCAAACCTTTATGTGGCAAACTGTGGCCCTGCGGTGGGACTTCAATTTGACACCATCGTATCTGCGTTTAGCTCCTTTGGGGAGGTCAAAGGTGTGTACGCAGCTGATGAAAGTGGTGCTCGTGTTATTGTCTCTTTTCTTGAACCAGCCTCTGCTCACTCTGCTTTCATTGCCTTGAATGGCCGCCCTTGCCCTCACCTTGGAGGCCGCTCTTTACACATCCGTCATTCCATTTTGCAACCACCGTCTTCCAGG GGAATGGCGTCTGTTCCAGTCTCGCTAAACGCTTCGGATTTAAATATTCCAGGACTCTATTTGTTCCATGACTTCATCAGTGCTGTGGAAGAGGAG CAATTGCTTCAAGCAGTTGATACTGGATCTTGGATTAGTCTTTCGAAACGGAGGGTTCAGCACTATGGAtataaattttgttatgat ACTAGGAATGTTGATACAAAGCAGCATTTGGGTGCACTTCCATCATTTGTTTCCTTTATACTCGAGCGGATTTCATTATCTCCAGACATTCCTGAAAAACTGGATTTGGACCAATTGACG GTTAATGAATACCCACCTGGGGTGGGCTTGTCCCCGCACATAGACACTCACTCAGCATTTGAAGGATTAATTTTCAGCCTTTCACTAGCAGGGCCTTGCATTATGGAGTTCAGAAGATACACAGCAGGTTCATGGGCTCCTAAAACTGCCTCTATAAGTGACACGGAAGTTGAAAATCCTAATAGTTGCTCAGAGGTTTCTAGGAAGGCTGTCTATCTTCCTCCTCGGTCAATGCTTCTTCTATCTGGGGAGGCACGATGCGCTTGGCATCATTATATTCCCCATCATAAG ACATACAGGCAGAATTTTGAGAGGCTTGTGGTGTGA
- the LOC107946842 gene encoding alkylated DNA repair protein ALKBH8 homolog isoform X1, whose protein sequence is MVMPRFVRPKEGDSESSPNLYVANCGPAVGLQFDTIVSAFSSFGEVKGVYAADESGARVIVSFLEPASAHSAFIALNGRPCPHLGGRSLHIRHSILQPPSSRGMASVPVSLNASDLNIPGLYLFHDFISAVEEEQLLQAVDTGSWISLSKRRVQHYGYKFCYDTRNVDTKQHLGALPSFVSFILERISLSPDIPEKLDLDQLTVNEYPPGVGLSPHIDTHSAFEGLIFSLSLAGPCIMEFRRYTAGSWAPKTASISDTEVENPNSCSEVSRKAVYLPPRSMLLLSGEARCAWHHYIPHHKIDKVNETMIRRGSRRVSFTFRKVRRGPCQCEFPQYCDSQSQTRGGGFCCAT, encoded by the exons ATGGTCATGCCCAGATTTGTTCGTCCCAAAGAAGGAGATAGCGAGTCAAGCCCAAACCTTTATGTGGCAAACTGTGGCCCTGCGGTGGGACTTCAATTTGACACCATCGTATCTGCGTTTAGCTCCTTTGGGGAGGTCAAAGGTGTGTACGCAGCTGATGAAAGTGGTGCTCGTGTTATTGTCTCTTTTCTTGAACCAGCCTCTGCTCACTCTGCTTTCATTGCCTTGAATGGCCGCCCTTGCCCTCACCTTGGAGGCCGCTCTTTACACATCCGTCATTCCATTTTGCAACCACCGTCTTCCAGG GGAATGGCGTCTGTTCCAGTCTCGCTAAACGCTTCGGATTTAAATATTCCAGGACTCTATTTGTTCCATGACTTCATCAGTGCTGTGGAAGAGGAG CAATTGCTTCAAGCAGTTGATACTGGATCTTGGATTAGTCTTTCGAAACGGAGGGTTCAGCACTATGGAtataaattttgttatgat ACTAGGAATGTTGATACAAAGCAGCATTTGGGTGCACTTCCATCATTTGTTTCCTTTATACTCGAGCGGATTTCATTATCTCCAGACATTCCTGAAAAACTGGATTTGGACCAATTGACG GTTAATGAATACCCACCTGGGGTGGGCTTGTCCCCGCACATAGACACTCACTCAGCATTTGAAGGATTAATTTTCAGCCTTTCACTAGCAGGGCCTTGCATTATGGAGTTCAGAAGATACACAGCAGGTTCATGGGCTCCTAAAACTGCCTCTATAAGTGACACGGAAGTTGAAAATCCTAATAGTTGCTCAGAGGTTTCTAGGAAGGCTGTCTATCTTCCTCCTCGGTCAATGCTTCTTCTATCTGGGGAGGCACGATGCGCTTGGCATCATTATATTCCCCATCATAAG ATTGACAAGGTGAATGAAACAATGATCAGAAGGGGTTCGAGAAGAGTATCTTTCACATTTCGTAAG GTGAGAAGAGGACCTTGCCAATGCGAATTTCCCCAATACTGTGACTCTCAATCCCAAACACGGGGAGGAGGCTTTTGTTGTGCTACATAA
- the LOC107946842 gene encoding alkylated DNA repair protein ALKBH8 homolog isoform X2, which translates to MVMPRFVRPKEGDSESSPNLYVANCGPAVGLQFDTIVSAFSSFGEVKGVYAADESGARVIVSFLEPASAHSAFIALNGRPCPHLGGRSLHIRHSILQPPSSRGMASVPVSLNASDLNIPGLYLFHDFISAVEEEQLLQAVDTGSWISLSKRRVQHYGYKFCYDTRNVDTKQHLGALPSFVSFILERISLSPDIPEKLDLDQLTVNEYPPGVGLSPHIDTHSAFEGLIFSLSLAGPCIMEFRRYTAGSWAPKTASISDTEVENPNSCSEVSRKAVYLPPRSMLLLSGEARCAWHHYIPHHKLYVQVLNVYGCIAKA; encoded by the exons ATGGTCATGCCCAGATTTGTTCGTCCCAAAGAAGGAGATAGCGAGTCAAGCCCAAACCTTTATGTGGCAAACTGTGGCCCTGCGGTGGGACTTCAATTTGACACCATCGTATCTGCGTTTAGCTCCTTTGGGGAGGTCAAAGGTGTGTACGCAGCTGATGAAAGTGGTGCTCGTGTTATTGTCTCTTTTCTTGAACCAGCCTCTGCTCACTCTGCTTTCATTGCCTTGAATGGCCGCCCTTGCCCTCACCTTGGAGGCCGCTCTTTACACATCCGTCATTCCATTTTGCAACCACCGTCTTCCAGG GGAATGGCGTCTGTTCCAGTCTCGCTAAACGCTTCGGATTTAAATATTCCAGGACTCTATTTGTTCCATGACTTCATCAGTGCTGTGGAAGAGGAG CAATTGCTTCAAGCAGTTGATACTGGATCTTGGATTAGTCTTTCGAAACGGAGGGTTCAGCACTATGGAtataaattttgttatgat ACTAGGAATGTTGATACAAAGCAGCATTTGGGTGCACTTCCATCATTTGTTTCCTTTATACTCGAGCGGATTTCATTATCTCCAGACATTCCTGAAAAACTGGATTTGGACCAATTGACG GTTAATGAATACCCACCTGGGGTGGGCTTGTCCCCGCACATAGACACTCACTCAGCATTTGAAGGATTAATTTTCAGCCTTTCACTAGCAGGGCCTTGCATTATGGAGTTCAGAAGATACACAGCAGGTTCATGGGCTCCTAAAACTGCCTCTATAAGTGACACGGAAGTTGAAAATCCTAATAGTTGCTCAGAGGTTTCTAGGAAGGCTGTCTATCTTCCTCCTCGGTCAATGCTTCTTCTATCTGGGGAGGCACGATGCGCTTGGCATCATTATATTCCCCATCATAAG CTCTATGTTCAGGTTTTAAATGTATATGGCTGCATTGCAAAGGCATGA